Proteins co-encoded in one Candidatus Blochmannia sp. SNP genomic window:
- the glyA gene encoding serine hydroxymethyltransferase, which produces MSIYTNYDIELWEIMKQEISRQEEHIELIASENYVSPQVMKIQGSQLTNKYAEGYPGKRYYGGCEYVDMIEQLGIDRAKKLFSADYANIQPHSGSQANFSVYNALLHPGDTILGMHLNHGGHLTHGSPVNFSGKLYKAIFYGVDETGCINYEELENLATIHKPKMIVGGFSAYSGIINWSKMRQIADAVQAYLFIDMAHIAGLVAAGIYPNPLPHAHVVTATTHKTLAGPRGGLILASGGDPKFYKKLDASVFPGSQGGPLMHVIAAKAVALKEAMDPSFKLYQQKVVNHAKIMVKEFLLRKFKVISGITHNHLFLLDLRNKNITGKDASIALERANIIVNKNSIPNDYRNPFITSGIRIGTPAITRRGFNENDVKKLSQWICDILNHINDNEIILSTKNKVSLICSQHPIYS; this is translated from the coding sequence ATGTCGATATATACAAATTATGATATTGAATTATGGGAAATAATGAAACAAGAAATCTCTCGACAAGAAGAACATATTGAATTGATTGCATCCGAAAATTACGTCAGCCCTCAAGTCATGAAAATACAAGGTTCACAGCTTACTAATAAATATGCTGAAGGATATCCAGGTAAACGTTACTATGGCGGATGTGAATATGTTGATATGATTGAACAATTGGGCATTGATCGCGCAAAAAAATTATTTTCTGCCGACTATGCAAATATACAACCACACTCTGGATCCCAAGCTAATTTTTCTGTTTACAACGCCTTATTACATCCTGGAGATACTATTTTAGGTATGCACTTAAACCATGGAGGACATTTAACACATGGTTCACCAGTAAACTTTTCAGGAAAATTATATAAAGCTATATTTTACGGTGTTGATGAAACTGGATGTATTAATTACGAAGAACTAGAAAATTTAGCTACAATACACAAGCCAAAAATGATTGTAGGGGGGTTCTCTGCATATTCCGGTATTATAAATTGGTCTAAAATGCGTCAAATTGCTGATGCTGTTCAAGCATATCTATTTATTGATATGGCTCATATTGCAGGATTAGTTGCAGCAGGTATATATCCAAATCCACTACCCCATGCGCATGTAGTAACTGCTACTACTCATAAAACATTAGCAGGGCCAAGAGGCGGTTTAATTTTAGCTAGTGGAGGTGATCCAAAATTTTATAAAAAACTAGATGCTTCAGTTTTTCCTGGTTCTCAAGGAGGCCCATTAATGCACGTTATCGCAGCTAAAGCAGTTGCCTTAAAAGAAGCAATGGATCCATCCTTTAAATTATATCAACAAAAAGTCGTCAACCACGCTAAAATAATGGTTAAAGAATTTTTACTACGCAAATTTAAAGTAATTTCTGGTATAACTCATAATCATCTGTTTTTATTAGATTTAAGAAACAAAAACATAACCGGAAAGGATGCTAGCATAGCCTTAGAACGTGCTAACATTATTGTTAACAAAAACAGCATACCTAATGATTATAGAAATCCTTTCATTACATCTGGCATACGCATCGGTACGCCGGCAATAACCAGACGTGGTTTTAATGAAAACGACGTCAAAAAATTGTCTCAGTGGATTTGTGATATACTAAACCATATCAATGACAATGAAATTATTTTATCTACAAAAAATAAAGTCTCACTCATTTGCTCTCAGCATCCTATATATAGTTAA
- the acpS gene encoding holo-ACP synthase, translated as MVIHGIGIDIVDTIKIKKIITHSGDRLAKRILSKSEWKIYQNKKHPVRFLAKRFAAKEAVAKAFGTGINQGVTFNQIEIFNDKLGKPMLHLFSHAALLANKLSLKKMHITLSDTNLYACALVVFER; from the coding sequence GTATAGATATCGTCGATACTATCAAAATAAAAAAAATAATAACACATAGCGGAGATAGATTAGCTAAACGCATACTTAGTAAATCAGAATGGAAAATATATCAAAATAAAAAACATCCTGTACGTTTCTTAGCAAAACGTTTTGCTGCAAAAGAAGCAGTAGCTAAGGCATTTGGAACTGGAATCAATCAAGGAGTTACATTTAATCAAATTGAAATATTTAACGATAAATTAGGAAAACCAATGTTGCATCTGTTTTCACATGCGGCACTATTAGCTAATAAATTATCATTAAAAAAAATGCATATTACCTTATCTGATACCAATTTATATGCATGTGCACTCGTAGTATTTGAACGATAA
- the tadA gene encoding tRNA adenosine(34) deaminase TadA: protein MYEIEDMDTIWMRHAITLATYAEIIGEISVGAVLIQNGQLISCGWNSSIIYHDPSAHAEIIALRIGGKILGNYRLLGTTLYVTLEPCIMCIGAMIHARIHRLVCGAKNKKSGHTPWLKTLLHHPMVNHHISLTTGILEKECASQLNKFFKRRRHTSISSLK, encoded by the coding sequence ATGTATGAAATAGAAGATATGGATACTATATGGATGCGTCATGCTATTACATTAGCTACTTACGCTGAAATTATTGGAGAAATATCGGTAGGAGCAGTTTTAATTCAAAATGGTCAACTTATAAGTTGTGGCTGGAATTCTTCTATTATATATCATGATCCCAGCGCCCATGCAGAAATTATAGCATTACGCATAGGAGGAAAAATTTTAGGTAATTATCGTTTATTAGGCACTACTCTTTACGTTACTTTAGAACCATGCATAATGTGTATTGGCGCCATGATTCACGCGCGTATTCATCGACTAGTTTGTGGCGCAAAAAACAAAAAATCTGGACACACACCCTGGTTAAAAACCTTACTCCATCATCCGATGGTTAATCACCATATATCTTTAACCACCGGAATACTAGAAAAAGAATGTGCTTCGCAATTAAATAAATTTTTTAAACGTCGCCGCCACACTTCAATCTCATCACTAAAATAG